A region from the Desulfuribacillus alkaliarsenatis genome encodes:
- the mnmA gene encoding tRNA 2-thiouridine(34) synthase MnmA has product MKQTVVVAMSGGVDSSVTAILLKNQGYNVIGITMRLYSPDDPLEEANLVGGCCSLDSVNDARRVCESLDIPFYAVNYKEEFERLVIDYFQREYEKGRTPNPCIACNIHMKYDLLLKKALDLGADYLATGHYVRRWYHEEKKRYVLARAVDEKKDQSYVLYNLTQEQLKHTLFPLGDFEKTRVREMAKEFGLTVHNKPDSQEICFIPNDDYKQFIEKRSNKVIKEGYFYDTKGREIGRHKGIPYYTIGQRKGLGLALGYPAYVVDIIPDKNIVIIGSNEDVFDKGLLAEELNWISIPGIEIGEELEVEVKIRSAAKPSKAKIKKLKDNQVQVIFQKPERAVTPGQAVTFYDNEGLVIGGGVIESRIR; this is encoded by the coding sequence TTGAAACAAACTGTTGTAGTTGCTATGAGTGGTGGTGTCGATAGTTCTGTAACTGCCATTCTTCTAAAAAATCAAGGATACAATGTAATAGGTATTACTATGAGACTATATTCTCCAGACGACCCTTTAGAAGAAGCGAACTTAGTAGGAGGATGCTGTTCTCTAGACTCTGTAAACGATGCAAGGAGAGTCTGTGAAAGCCTAGATATTCCATTTTATGCTGTAAACTATAAAGAAGAGTTTGAGCGTTTAGTAATAGATTACTTCCAAAGGGAATATGAAAAAGGTAGAACACCAAACCCTTGTATAGCCTGTAACATTCATATGAAATATGACTTGCTCTTAAAAAAAGCTCTGGATTTAGGTGCTGACTACTTAGCTACAGGGCATTATGTGCGACGTTGGTACCATGAAGAGAAAAAAAGATACGTCTTAGCTCGAGCAGTTGATGAAAAGAAAGATCAGTCATATGTTCTATATAATTTGACTCAGGAGCAGCTTAAGCACACGCTCTTTCCCCTAGGAGATTTCGAAAAAACTAGGGTGCGTGAAATGGCTAAAGAATTTGGCTTAACAGTACATAACAAACCAGATAGTCAAGAAATATGCTTTATACCAAACGACGACTATAAACAATTTATTGAAAAACGCTCAAACAAAGTCATAAAAGAAGGTTATTTTTACGATACCAAGGGCAGGGAAATAGGGAGACATAAAGGTATTCCTTATTACACCATCGGTCAGAGAAAAGGCTTAGGCTTGGCCCTAGGATACCCTGCATATGTAGTTGATATTATACCTGACAAAAACATTGTTATTATCGGTTCTAATGAAGATGTATTTGACAAAGGTCTACTTGCCGAAGAGCTTAACTGGATTAGCATTCCTGGCATAGAAATAGGTGAAGAGCTAGAAGTAGAAGTAAAAATACGTTCTGCGGCAAAGCCATCAAAGGCAAAAATCAAAAAACTAAAAGATAATCAAGTGCAGGTGATTTTTCAAAAGCCAGAAAGGGCTGTAACTCCAGGTCAAGCAGTTACCTTTTATGATAATGAAGGCCTGGTAATCGGTGGCGGTGTCATCGAGAGTCGAATCAGATAA
- the mltG gene encoding endolytic transglycosylase MltG gives MNKYIRVALIVIATLILVIGSGSYFVYQYFWNQLEPVEGNEIIEVHIPAGSSVRNATIILEEHELIRNAEMLAYYIRWQHEGIQIIAGDYQLQQGSTVDDLLYALSSGNVVAKETIRFTVPEGYTIEQTARKLANEGIIDEEKFLQAANSRDYDFWFIDEIPEDTKANYTLEGFLFPETYEMLKGVSEEEIIIRMLRQFELEFKPEWKTILNEIGLTVYEAVILAAIVEREAVVDFERPIIAGVFHNRLESAWKLESCATVQYALGKQREIITFADLEVNSPFNTYKNEGLPPAPIANPGRASLKGTIFPEQHDYYFFVTKKDGTNEHHFSKTYAEHRSNDAMSRGSW, from the coding sequence ATGAATAAATATATTAGAGTTGCTTTGATTGTGATTGCTACACTTATACTGGTAATTGGCAGTGGGAGCTATTTTGTTTACCAATACTTTTGGAACCAGCTTGAGCCTGTTGAAGGTAATGAAATTATAGAAGTTCATATTCCTGCTGGATCTTCTGTGAGAAACGCTACGATAATTTTAGAGGAGCATGAATTGATTCGAAACGCTGAAATGCTTGCTTACTATATTCGTTGGCAGCATGAAGGCATTCAAATTATAGCTGGAGATTATCAGCTACAGCAAGGTTCTACAGTTGACGATTTATTATATGCTCTGTCGAGTGGGAATGTTGTTGCTAAAGAAACGATTCGTTTTACAGTACCTGAAGGTTATACTATCGAGCAGACAGCTAGGAAGTTAGCCAATGAAGGTATTATAGACGAGGAAAAATTTCTACAGGCAGCAAATAGTCGAGACTACGACTTTTGGTTCATAGATGAAATTCCTGAGGATACAAAAGCTAATTACACCTTAGAAGGATTTCTATTTCCAGAAACCTACGAAATGCTTAAGGGTGTTTCTGAGGAAGAAATAATAATAAGAATGCTACGGCAGTTTGAACTTGAATTTAAGCCAGAATGGAAAACTATACTAAATGAAATAGGTTTAACTGTATATGAGGCTGTAATATTGGCCGCGATTGTTGAACGTGAAGCTGTGGTAGACTTTGAAAGACCAATAATTGCAGGGGTGTTCCATAATCGACTAGAGTCTGCTTGGAAGCTTGAATCCTGTGCTACAGTTCAATATGCTCTAGGTAAACAAAGGGAGATTATTACATTTGCTGATTTAGAAGTAAACAGTCCATTTAATACTTATAAGAACGAAGGTTTACCACCTGCACCTATAGCTAATCCAGGTAGAGCTTCCTTAAAGGGGACAATTTTCCCTGAACAACATGATTACTATTTCTTTGTAACTAAGAAAGACGGTACAAATGAACATCATTTTTCAAAGACATACGCCGAGCATAGAAGTAATGATGCGATGAGCCGAGGATCGTGGTAG
- a CDS encoding IreB family regulatory phosphoprotein, which yields MRFDVKADENELQPRDVVLTVYEALKEKGYHPINQIVGYILSGDPAYIPRHNNARNLIRKIERDDLIEELVTSYLKQHKKADS from the coding sequence ATGAGATTTGATGTAAAAGCAGACGAGAATGAACTCCAACCTCGTGATGTTGTGCTGACAGTATATGAAGCCCTAAAAGAAAAGGGATACCACCCGATTAATCAAATTGTCGGATATATATTATCAGGAGATCCTGCGTACATTCCTAGACACAACAACGCTAGGAATTTAATTAGGAAAATTGAAAGGGATGACCTGATTGAGGAGCTTGTAACGTCTTACTTAAAGCAACACAAAAAGGCGGATTCTTAA
- a CDS encoding aldo/keto reductase, whose product MEHRYIGSNKLKVSRMCLGTLTMGPLQRNLSIEEGANIIVEAVRQGVNILDTAELYQTYPYIKRALEQLSANDYPHIISKSYAYSADMMKYSLDKALNELGVEQISVFLLHEQESEATLKGHSEAYEYLLKAKEEKLVQAVGISCHSIEAVYAAAKLEGIDCIMPIYNQAGIGIIDGNRQQMTEAISAAHRKGIGIIGMKALAGGHLIPNTHQALDFVLGCDTLDTIAIGVQNLNELMYNVAIFNNQEIHNVHIEGLQQQPRSLLIEEWCTGCAKCVKRCTANALTIHNNRAIVNHKLCRLCGYCGSVCPHFFIKVL is encoded by the coding sequence ATGGAGCATCGGTATATTGGCTCTAACAAATTAAAAGTGTCGAGGATGTGTCTCGGCACTTTAACTATGGGTCCATTACAAAGGAATTTATCTATTGAAGAAGGCGCTAATATAATTGTCGAAGCAGTAAGACAAGGGGTAAATATATTAGATACTGCAGAGCTATATCAAACCTACCCTTATATTAAAAGGGCATTAGAGCAGCTAAGTGCAAATGATTATCCTCATATTATATCGAAATCATATGCCTATTCTGCTGATATGATGAAGTATAGCTTGGATAAGGCACTAAATGAACTTGGAGTCGAGCAAATCAGCGTATTTTTATTACATGAACAAGAATCAGAAGCAACATTAAAAGGACATTCAGAAGCATATGAGTATTTGTTAAAGGCCAAAGAAGAAAAACTAGTCCAAGCCGTTGGGATATCATGTCATTCGATTGAAGCCGTTTATGCTGCGGCCAAATTAGAGGGAATTGATTGTATTATGCCTATTTACAATCAAGCGGGAATTGGGATTATAGATGGTAATCGTCAGCAGATGACAGAAGCAATAAGTGCTGCCCACAGAAAAGGTATTGGGATTATTGGTATGAAGGCTTTAGCTGGTGGACATTTAATACCAAATACACATCAAGCTCTTGATTTTGTGTTAGGTTGTGATACACTTGATACGATTGCGATAGGTGTTCAGAATTTAAATGAACTGATGTATAATGTAGCTATCTTTAACAATCAGGAAATACATAATGTACATATTGAAGGTCTACAGCAACAGCCGCGAAGTCTTTTAATCGAAGAATGGTGTACAGGCTGTGCTAAATGTGTTAAACGCTGTACAGCTAACGCATTAACAATACATAATAATAGAGCAATAGTAAATCATAAGCTATGTAGATTATGTGGTTATTGCGGTAGTGTATGTCCTCATTTTTTTATTAAAGTACTATAA
- a CDS encoding PRC-barrel domain-containing protein: MKRASDVIGLPIVCVCTGNQIGVVKDIACDPESNVFGIIIEPKTLFNKGKAILLEDVTAIGKDAVTVYLDNIAKSVEEMQKKTDELLRGLYYSEKLRGIKVLTANGVELGIVEDVYFDEELGTIVGYELSEGVVADITEGRKYLPKPDHLTEGKDILIVPRSAIDEVEDLG, translated from the coding sequence ATGAAAAGAGCTTCTGATGTGATAGGTTTACCGATAGTATGTGTGTGCACTGGCAATCAGATTGGTGTCGTTAAAGACATAGCCTGTGATCCTGAATCGAATGTATTCGGGATAATCATTGAACCTAAAACACTATTTAATAAAGGTAAAGCTATTCTCTTAGAAGATGTAACAGCTATTGGTAAAGACGCAGTTACTGTCTATTTAGATAACATTGCTAAGTCTGTCGAAGAAATGCAGAAGAAAACTGATGAGTTGTTACGAGGTTTATATTACTCTGAAAAACTTCGTGGAATCAAAGTACTCACAGCTAACGGCGTTGAATTGGGAATTGTGGAAGATGTTTACTTTGATGAAGAATTGGGGACAATTGTAGGGTACGAGCTTTCTGAAGGGGTAGTGGCAGATATTACTGAAGGTCGCAAATACCTCCCAAAACCAGACCACTTAACAGAAGGCAAGGATATATTAATTGTCCCAAGATCAGCTATTGATGAAGTAGAGGACTTAGGATAA
- the alaS gene encoding alanine--tRNA ligase, with product MKPLKASEIRKQFLDFFASKNHEIVPSAPLVPIDDATLLWINCGMAPLKKYFDGREIPKNPRIANSQKSIRTNDIENVGRTARHHTFFEMLGNFSIGDYFKEESIAWAWEFLTDVMKMDKERLSVTIHPEDDEAFTIWNQVIGIPEDRIIRLSENFWDIGEGPCGPNTEIFYDRGERFGCNEPGCKAGCDCDRYLEIWNLVFSQYNHNPDGSYTPLPKKNIDTGMGLERMASVLQDVDTNYETDLLFPIIEQASQLAGKQYKVKKEYDVAFNVIADHARTVTFAVSEGVLPSNEGRGYVIRRLLRRAVRFGKVLGLEDAFLFKLAPVVANIMEDYYPELQNNLDFVQKVIRTEEERFHETLNDGLVILQNMLNDYKQQNINEINGQAAFKLYDTYGFPVDLTEDLAEESGFTVDKEGFEKYMNEQRERARNARQDESSMQVQGGEIAEFKEPSEFVGYDNLEAEARIIAIFSDKKLVQTAEQHQEVHIILNQTPFYAESGGQINDVGTICANDGLSADVLDVQKGPNGQNIHRVKITQGSLNVGSIIAAKVDTNSRKGIIKNHTATHILHKALKQVLGEHVNQAGSLVSADRLRFDFSHLSSLTSEELVQIENIVNEHIWKSIPVSCEITDIETAKEKGAMALFGEKYGDDVRVVSVGDYSMELCGGCHVANTAEIGLFKIASESGIGAGIRRIEAFTGKKAFSFFDEKYNMLERVASSLKTKVDDVPKRISQLQDEIKQLQRDNESLKGKLSSYEATGLINKLVSVQGVPVLAQVINDADMKELLTTVDELKQKLETGVIILGSVKNDKVSLAAYVTSDLIERGVHAGKLIKEVASICGGGGGGRPDMAQAGAKDASKLGEAIQKSSEIIISQIK from the coding sequence TTGAAGCCATTAAAAGCAAGTGAAATACGCAAACAATTTTTGGATTTTTTTGCTTCTAAAAATCACGAAATCGTACCAAGTGCTCCGTTGGTGCCCATAGATGATGCTACCCTATTGTGGATTAACTGTGGAATGGCGCCATTAAAGAAATACTTTGATGGACGTGAAATACCTAAGAATCCTAGGATAGCGAACTCACAAAAGTCAATTCGTACTAACGATATTGAAAATGTAGGACGTACGGCTAGGCATCATACTTTCTTTGAAATGCTTGGGAATTTCTCAATTGGTGATTACTTTAAAGAAGAGTCTATTGCATGGGCGTGGGAGTTTTTAACAGACGTTATGAAGATGGATAAGGAACGCTTGTCTGTAACAATCCACCCAGAAGACGATGAAGCCTTTACAATTTGGAATCAGGTTATTGGCATACCAGAGGATAGAATTATTCGCTTGTCTGAGAATTTCTGGGATATAGGCGAGGGCCCTTGTGGACCTAATACCGAGATTTTCTATGATCGCGGTGAGCGCTTTGGCTGTAATGAACCAGGTTGTAAAGCGGGCTGTGACTGTGACCGTTATTTAGAAATATGGAACTTAGTGTTTAGCCAATATAACCACAACCCTGATGGAAGTTATACTCCATTACCGAAGAAGAATATTGATACTGGTATGGGGCTAGAGCGTATGGCATCTGTATTACAGGATGTCGACACTAACTATGAAACTGATTTATTATTTCCAATTATTGAACAAGCGTCACAGTTGGCCGGTAAACAATATAAGGTAAAAAAGGAATATGATGTAGCTTTTAACGTAATAGCTGACCATGCACGTACCGTTACGTTTGCGGTGTCAGAAGGGGTGTTGCCGAGCAATGAAGGCAGAGGCTATGTCATTAGACGCTTATTACGTAGAGCTGTACGCTTTGGTAAAGTATTAGGCCTAGAAGATGCCTTTCTATTTAAGCTTGCACCAGTTGTAGCTAATATAATGGAGGATTATTATCCAGAACTACAGAATAATCTAGACTTCGTGCAAAAAGTAATCCGTACAGAGGAAGAACGTTTTCATGAGACTCTAAACGATGGGTTAGTAATACTTCAGAACATGTTAAATGATTACAAACAACAAAATATAAATGAAATCAATGGACAAGCTGCCTTCAAGCTTTATGACACTTATGGATTTCCGGTAGATTTAACTGAAGATCTAGCAGAAGAGAGCGGATTTACGGTAGACAAAGAAGGCTTTGAGAAATATATGAATGAGCAACGTGAACGTGCACGAAATGCTCGTCAGGATGAGAGCAGCATGCAGGTTCAAGGCGGAGAAATAGCTGAGTTTAAAGAGCCTAGTGAATTTGTCGGCTATGATAACCTTGAAGCAGAAGCAAGGATTATTGCAATCTTTTCCGATAAAAAGCTAGTCCAAACAGCTGAACAACATCAAGAGGTTCATATCATTCTTAATCAAACTCCGTTTTATGCGGAGAGTGGTGGGCAAATCAACGATGTTGGTACTATATGTGCTAACGATGGATTAAGTGCAGATGTTTTAGACGTCCAAAAGGGACCAAATGGACAAAATATCCATCGTGTCAAAATCACACAAGGAAGTTTAAATGTAGGTAGTATAATTGCTGCTAAGGTTGATACTAATAGTCGAAAAGGTATTATTAAGAACCATACAGCTACTCATATACTACATAAAGCACTAAAGCAGGTCCTAGGAGAACACGTAAACCAAGCAGGCTCTTTAGTTAGCGCAGACCGACTAAGATTTGATTTCTCACATCTATCTAGTTTGACATCAGAGGAGCTAGTACAGATAGAGAACATTGTTAATGAACATATTTGGAAAAGCATACCTGTGTCTTGTGAAATAACGGATATTGAAACAGCTAAAGAAAAAGGCGCTATGGCTTTATTTGGTGAGAAATATGGTGATGATGTTCGTGTGGTATCTGTAGGCGACTATAGTATGGAGCTATGCGGTGGTTGTCATGTAGCTAATACAGCAGAAATCGGTCTGTTTAAAATCGCAAGCGAATCAGGAATCGGTGCAGGTATTCGTAGAATAGAAGCATTTACTGGTAAAAAAGCCTTTTCATTTTTTGATGAAAAGTATAATATGTTGGAAAGGGTAGCTTCTAGTCTTAAAACAAAAGTAGACGATGTTCCTAAGAGAATATCTCAGCTACAGGACGAAATTAAGCAGCTTCAGCGGGATAACGAGTCACTAAAAGGAAAGTTAAGCAGCTATGAAGCGACAGGTTTAATCAACAAGCTTGTAAGTGTTCAAGGCGTGCCAGTTCTTGCTCAGGTTATCAATGATGCTGATATGAAGGAATTATTGACTACTGTAGATGAGTTGAAGCAAAAGCTTGAAACTGGAGTAATAATTCTTGGTAGTGTAAAGAACGATAAGGTTAGCCTAGCAGCGTACGTTACGAGTGATTTAATCGAACGTGGCGTTCATGCAGGTAAATTGATCAAAGAGGTTGCTAGTATCTGTGGTGGCGGTGGTGGTGGCCGTCCAGATATGGCACAGGCAGGTGCAAAAGACGCTTCTAAACTAGGTGAGGCAATCCAGAAATCGTCCGAAATTATAATTAGCCAGATAAAGTAG
- a CDS encoding methyl-accepting chemotaxis protein: MRMFKGLRGKILLAITMVVIVNMAIVMGFLQFVLQDSGEHAALTKVTSDLATGRAIIDATYPGPWNIRDGELFKGDVRMNENFEIVDYIGELTGNTVTIFLGDTRVTTNVITLEGNRAVGTQISDVVGNAVLNRGETFVGEADVVGHTYQTAYEPIRDADGDIIGIWYVGASREFVTDMIWNAQRGMIYIALGAIIVSMLQAMRVSTNFARAIAKISEGIKHAENKNFKHRIELNRNDEIGELAKSYNSMIDELGNLIKDVNHSVETVLVSAKDLDAASSEQAKASEHMAATVDQISDGANSQTSAVDETVNIVSDINTGIVRISENASEAYDSSYKSVEIADSGKVKIESSISQMEQINDKSHDTADKMKNLGQRSEEIGNIISMISNIAEQTNLLALNASIEAARAGEHGRGFAVVADEVRKLAEQSSQATGQIANLVKDIQLEIDDAVKEVESNVVSIEEGVASVRQASSFFEELRNSSNEVSVKVKDISDSVQNIQQVSRNLVEKIEVVNDVAKETADGTQTMASMSEEQSATLQEISATVSQLTKIAQDLKEKVDCFEC; encoded by the coding sequence ATGAGAATGTTTAAAGGCTTACGAGGCAAGATTTTATTAGCTATAACCATGGTAGTTATTGTGAATATGGCAATCGTTATGGGATTCTTACAATTTGTATTACAGGATAGTGGGGAACATGCTGCATTAACCAAAGTAACCTCTGATTTGGCTACTGGTCGAGCAATTATAGATGCAACATATCCAGGGCCGTGGAATATTAGAGACGGGGAACTATTTAAAGGCGATGTACGAATGAATGAGAATTTTGAAATTGTTGATTACATTGGTGAGCTTACAGGAAATACAGTTACTATCTTTCTTGGGGACACAAGGGTAACAACAAATGTAATTACCCTTGAAGGCAATAGAGCAGTAGGGACACAAATCTCAGATGTGGTTGGGAATGCTGTATTAAACCGTGGAGAGACCTTTGTGGGAGAAGCAGATGTTGTTGGTCACACCTATCAGACTGCTTATGAGCCGATTAGAGACGCAGATGGCGACATTATTGGTATTTGGTATGTTGGTGCTTCTAGGGAATTCGTTACTGATATGATTTGGAACGCTCAGAGAGGTATGATTTATATTGCGTTAGGTGCAATCATTGTTTCTATGTTACAGGCTATGAGGGTTTCAACTAACTTCGCAAGGGCAATTGCTAAGATTAGTGAAGGAATTAAGCATGCTGAGAATAAGAATTTCAAGCACAGAATTGAATTAAATCGTAACGACGAAATAGGTGAATTAGCAAAATCATATAACAGTATGATTGATGAATTAGGCAATTTGATTAAGGATGTTAATCACAGTGTTGAGACAGTCTTAGTATCGGCAAAGGATTTAGATGCAGCATCAAGTGAACAAGCTAAAGCCAGTGAGCATATGGCAGCAACAGTTGACCAGATATCTGATGGCGCCAACAGCCAAACAAGTGCCGTAGATGAAACGGTTAATATAGTGTCAGATATCAATACGGGTATCGTAAGAATATCTGAAAATGCTTCTGAAGCTTATGATAGTTCGTATAAATCTGTTGAAATTGCTGATAGTGGTAAGGTCAAAATTGAGAGTTCCATTTCCCAAATGGAACAAATTAACGATAAGAGTCATGACACAGCAGATAAGATGAAAAACCTAGGTCAACGTTCAGAAGAAATCGGTAACATTATTAGCATGATTTCGAACATAGCAGAGCAGACCAACCTATTAGCATTAAATGCAAGTATTGAAGCAGCAAGAGCTGGTGAACATGGTCGAGGCTTTGCGGTCGTAGCAGATGAGGTTCGTAAGCTAGCAGAGCAATCGTCCCAAGCAACTGGTCAGATTGCTAACCTTGTTAAAGACATTCAACTAGAGATAGATGATGCGGTTAAAGAAGTAGAAAGCAATGTTGTTAGTATTGAAGAAGGGGTAGCTAGTGTAAGGCAGGCTAGTAGTTTCTTCGAAGAGTTACGCAACTCCTCGAACGAAGTTAGCGTAAAAGTTAAGGACATTAGCGACTCAGTTCAAAACATTCAGCAGGTTAGTAGAAATCTCGTAGAGAAAATTGAAGTCGTAAACGATGTAGCCAAAGAGACTGCTGATGGCACACAAACAATGGCTTCGATGTCTGAGGAACAAAGTGCAACATTACAAGAAATAAGTGCTACTGTTTCACAATTAACAAAAATAGCACAAGACCTAAAAGAAAAAGTAGATTGTTTTGAATGTTAA
- a CDS encoding DUF1292 domain-containing protein, translated as MTNHEHDHEHEESTVVLTDEEGNEHEFELLTILEVEEVNYAVLLPLIQPEATDVDEEIEEEAIILRIAQDEDGNDILQEIEDDAEWDRVAAEYDKLVDEEEQD; from the coding sequence ATGACAAACCACGAGCATGATCATGAGCATGAAGAATCAACAGTAGTATTAACAGACGAAGAAGGAAACGAGCATGAGTTTGAGTTACTTACTATTTTAGAAGTTGAAGAAGTTAACTATGCTGTACTGTTACCATTAATTCAACCAGAAGCAACAGACGTTGATGAAGAAATTGAGGAAGAAGCTATTATCTTAAGAATTGCTCAAGATGAAGATGGTAATGATATACTTCAAGAAATTGAAGATGATGCAGAATGGGATAGAGTTGCGGCTGAATACGATAAACTCGTTGATGAAGAAGAGCAAGACTAA
- the ruvX gene encoding Holliday junction resolvase RuvX produces the protein MRIMGLDIGDKTIGVALSDEMLWTAQGLETIHRKKLADDLRRLQEIKEQYEVERIVAGLPKNMNGTLGPRAELVQELGTTIANELGIPVIYWDERLSTVAAERTLLAADVSRKKRKQVIDKMAAVIILQGYLDTQQAK, from the coding sequence ATGAGGATTATGGGATTAGACATAGGCGATAAGACAATTGGCGTTGCACTTAGTGATGAAATGCTATGGACTGCTCAAGGACTAGAAACAATTCACAGAAAAAAACTTGCAGATGATTTACGGCGTTTACAGGAAATAAAAGAGCAATATGAAGTAGAAAGAATTGTTGCTGGTCTTCCTAAAAATATGAATGGAACACTAGGACCTAGGGCAGAATTGGTACAAGAGCTAGGCACGACTATCGCAAATGAGTTAGGCATACCAGTTATCTACTGGGACGAAAGGTTATCAACGGTTGCTGCTGAAAGAACATTGCTTGCCGCAGATGTTAGTCGTAAGAAGCGGAAGCAGGTTATAGATAAAATGGCGGCCGTGATTATATTACAAGGGTACCTAGATACCCAACAAGCAAAATAG
- a CDS encoding AI-2E family transporter produces MYPNWLNKKSLQVLVYIILVLLVILLLQQARPVLSGIFSIIKGAFLPFVVAIIIAYLLNPLVNFLHQKGFSRLVAVLFIYTVSILLIIWFLVAYIPAFVIQLKEFIEHLPDILVSVEGWINPFYQNLYVLPESVQLGIESSFIKVEQGITEQISNLFTFIGNSLTKIIAFVVVPFVVFYMLKDLQVLENFLITIVPKKYRHGILKLFRNIDEALGNYIRGQITVCLVVGVLSYIGYLIIDMKYALVLALIVAITNIVPYLGPIIGAAPAVFIAATISPIMIVKVLVVNITVQQLEGNVISPQIIGKKLQLHPLSIILALLLGGQIAGVLGLIFAVPVLAVLKVVTQHLVTYYTQTKH; encoded by the coding sequence ATGTATCCCAATTGGTTGAATAAAAAAAGTCTGCAGGTATTAGTCTATATTATCTTAGTGCTACTTGTCATACTGTTATTACAGCAAGCAAGGCCTGTCCTATCTGGTATCTTTTCTATTATTAAAGGTGCTTTTTTGCCGTTTGTTGTTGCAATAATTATTGCGTATCTCTTAAATCCGTTGGTTAATTTTTTACATCAGAAAGGATTTTCTAGACTTGTAGCCGTACTGTTTATATATACGGTTAGCATCCTATTAATCATTTGGTTCCTAGTAGCCTATATACCTGCTTTTGTTATACAGCTAAAGGAATTCATTGAGCATTTACCAGACATTTTAGTTAGTGTAGAAGGATGGATTAATCCATTTTATCAGAATCTCTATGTGCTACCAGAGAGTGTACAACTAGGTATAGAGTCATCTTTTATAAAAGTAGAGCAAGGAATTACTGAACAAATATCGAATCTGTTCACATTTATTGGGAACAGCTTGACTAAAATCATAGCCTTTGTTGTAGTCCCTTTTGTAGTTTTCTATATGCTTAAGGATTTACAGGTGCTAGAAAACTTCCTAATAACAATTGTGCCCAAGAAATATCGTCATGGGATATTAAAATTATTTAGAAACATAGATGAGGCACTAGGGAACTATATCCGAGGTCAGATTACCGTTTGTCTAGTAGTTGGAGTACTATCATATATTGGTTACCTGATAATTGACATGAAATATGCGTTGGTACTTGCTTTAATCGTCGCCATTACAAATATTGTACCGTATTTAGGCCCAATCATTGGCGCCGCGCCAGCGGTGTTTATAGCTGCTACAATCTCACCTATAATGATCGTTAAAGTATTAGTGGTGAATATCACTGTACAACAATTAGAAGGGAACGTCATCTCACCACAAATTATCGGGAAAAAGCTACAACTACACCCTTTAAGTATTATTTTAGCCTTACTATTAGGTGGGCAAATAGCTGGAGTACTAGGGTTAATATTTGCAGTCCCTGTATTAGCTGTACTGAAGGTAGTTACGCAGCACCTAGTAACCTATTATACTCAAACAAAGCATTGA